Part of the Lolium rigidum isolate FL_2022 chromosome 6, APGP_CSIRO_Lrig_0.1, whole genome shotgun sequence genome, ctcaaccctgcaagatattcgcaactccacacacttgcgcacgtagccgccgaccacgaagcggtaagttgcaatctactaATTCCCAATGTTTTttaaatcaagcaatatggtgtagggattcaatagttttgcagagcaaacaactaagaactagggtttatcttaaacgtggtctaaagcaactttgggggcgtcctgggcacttatataggcgtccgggacgacctcaggtcgaaaaagtacgaaaataaccgacccagaatagatctagtcgagacagactcggacacggccggtctgggggccggtcgaccgggcctgggaccgggctggccggttcaaaccgggccagggaccgggtgctgaccAGGCTCGGGAATTGTTGCGCAGTAAccctcccggttggcatcagctggCTTTCCGGTTGGCGCCAGGGCGgacccggcgtgccgcccggtcggacagggccagggaccgggcgctccggcttggcggccggtctgaccgggtgctgggccggcctggactttggcTTCTCCTCACGCGCATGcctgccgctcctccctcgcgcgtccatggaatatcttcatgtccagctccatgcccagcttcttgtccatcttCACgttcagctgctcctctcctcctcgtgcgatgcttgtctcctcttcatacctgatgatacataaataacaggacttaggcagtataaagttctcatcaatcaaagtaccgtttaggaacaagttcacctgttgtttaagtagcttcgcacgagcccttgtaataggtccaatcctaacttcattggacttgagcttaacagcagcttcatctttatcttgtaatgatggaggtagtggtgtagtagggatgtcctcatcaccaacCATCTGAGGTAATCATTTTATTCCCTTCCCTGCTCATGTTGATGTTTGCATTCGATATATCTTTCTTTATCTTATTGAATTTTTGTTTGCTCTGGCAGATTCCTTCAACCGCCGAATATTTTCCAGTTGCATCTGGAGACGAAGTAAATCCTGAAGAGGGTGATTCTACCGCCAATGTAGAATCTTGCACAAATGCAGCTGAAGACAGTGAAGCTCCCGAAGGAGAGGATAATGATCCTGCCAACCCCGAAGCTTCTTCTGCAGATCATAGAATCCTTGGTGAAGAACTAACCGATATAGCAGAGTCGAATCATGACAATGATGCTGGTCGTGCTCCCTTTGTTCATGCGGTTCCGGAGAAATCCAGCGCCCAGCCGCCAAAGAGGCCCtctggcggctttgccgatgaggaTGACTTGCTTCTTGATTTGTAAGTTTCTTCTGCTCCTCTCAAAGTCAGTTcgtatttttcttctttttattttgtcgATTCATATGTTTGTAGTGATGAGGGATTTATAGAGCCTACTTCGAAGAAGACGAAGGCTAGCCCCAGCAGACCGGCTCCCGCAGCATCCGAAGCTTCAGTTCCACCAACAGCCGCAGCAGGCCAACCTTCGACTGCTTTTTGTCTCTCGAAGGGAAAATAAGTTCCTTCGGCAGTCGCCATTTCCCCTTCTCCATGCGGGAAACCCATAAGTACTACAATCTTCGCTTTTCTTGATAATGGTTTCCTCTCTTCCAGCCCCCGAGTCTACATTCGACTGCTTGCAATCGAGTGTGGACTCAAAAGATGTTTGCTTTTAAAATGTTGACGTAATACTGCTTGACcttgtcttctcttttttttatgtAGGGCACTCAAACTGCCATAACCATCTTGAAGGACTTCACCTCCCAATTCTCTTCACTCCAAGCCGATAAAGCTCGAAGAGGATGTGTTGTCGACGACTTCGAAGCTTGATCAAGCATTTAAAATGGCTGCCACTGCCCGTCAGAATGCGGACTCTttgaaaaaagagcttgattagctgaagaagaagctaaaggaggaggagagggagaaggCCGAAGCCCAGGCtcgaaggaaggagagggaggatCTTCTGCATAAATCGATTGTGGCCTTGCTGGGTAATGTTACTGTTTTGTATTTGAATTCCTTTTACTTAGTTTCATTGGCTTTCAACTTCTACTCTTACTTTCTGCAGAAGCTGCTGATATTCCTTATAATTCCATAGGCAAGCTCCCGGATGATACTTCCGCCGAAGCTATCTCTTTGGCAATCGAGTACGGCGACCTCGTTCGAGCTCTTCTCCAGAGGAACAAGGCGGTCATGTCGAGACTTCATGCCGTGATCTTCCCAAAAGCGGATCAGCAGAAGACACTGGGGCAGCTGACGGACACTTTCTCTATCAATACCGAAGgcaccatcgaggtattcaaacataCCTCACGTACCTACGGCGCTCTCCTTGCTTTCCAGCTTCTGAAGGGGCATAGCATCAAAGCCGAGATGAAGCTGCTGACGAAAGAGCTGCAGAAGGATCAAGATGTGCAGACTATCGACCTTAGCCTTTTCAAAGTATCAGCGTGCAAATGCGCACTGCGGCTTCTTGAATTGGTATCGGCTAACAAACCAGCTGCCGGAGGAGCTGCCCCAAGCATGTCGACACAGACTCAAGCTCCTTGAATTTTTCTTTTATCGAGTTGTAATTTGTCGTTTGCTCCAAACAATGCCTTTTCTAAGGCCTTCATTTGTAATGAATTCAaagctggcaatgttgccagttttCCCTTTCGAATTGTGATGTTCCTTCTTCTGAatgcgcgctcccgatgggagtgaaaCAAATTGACATCGTGTGTATACTTTGACATATTCGATGGTGTACTTTTTGCAGGTGACTCATGTACCTTCCTTTGTCGAAGGTTCTTCGGCTGATAACTCTGAAAATGATCGGCTACAGCGTATGAAGACCCGAATTCTTCAGATGGAGAGAGATATCCGTGGTATCCATGCCATGACTGCTATTATAAAGAAGAAAGGCGAACTAGCCATTGATGCAGAATGATATGCACTAAGCGAGATGCAAAAAAGCTACGGAAGTGCTTGGTAGTCCTTTGATTCCTTCGATTGCTGTGATAATGCTCCTGATCTTGTTGCAACATTGCGTTTGTCAGTCATAGCTCTAAATTTATCTGAAGAAAACAAGCGAGTGCATGAACGTGTTGATGCTTTGACCAATCTATCACAATTGAATGAGGTTTTCTGGACAGACAAGTCGAAGGCTGCCACTATTGcaaagttccaagatcgggtgcaacaagtgcatcagttcttcgacaagtgccaTGGAGGTTTAAAGATGATCTGGAAAACTATGTTTCCCTTAATCGAGTTCCTCCAACACTATTGGCATTAATAGCAAACTTCAGGAATGCTAAAAGAGTTCGCGAACCAGTATTATTCCATCATCACTCATCACGATTAACTCACTGAACCCAGTTCACCATTTCATTAACAAGTACTACCAGTATATAATCTGACAGGCGAAAATTTTCAATATCAAAGGGAAAATCTGGCAAGTATTCTGAATTTCCGAATGCACCTGAACTACTTCTTTCGATCTTTCCTCGGAATTTGACGACGATGAACGAATTAACGCATCAGGTTTGATTCATGCGTCCCTCAGAGCTTGTCGGCGATCCTGGCGACGGCATCGGCGAGCTTGTTGACGGCGCCGAGGAGCGCCCTGCGGTGCTCCCTGTCCGCGTCCCAGCTCGCCCTCTGCGCCTCAAGCTGCTCCGCCAGCACACGGTTCCCCCTCTCCAGCGCTTCCGCCACTAGCCTCCCCAAGCTCGTCGTCGCCCCCGTCGCCGTGGCCGTGCCATCCGCAGCGCCGACTCCTGCGCCGAACGTCGCCTCGCTGTCCTGCTGCGACGTCGagttcttctccgacgccggtttCTTGGCGCTCTCCGTCACTGCAAGCCCAAACAGATGGTAATGTTTGCATGTTCTCCCATTTCGCTTTCAGCGGATCGATAAACATTGCACCGATTTGATGTATTAAATGTGAAAATTTGGAGTTCATCTGGTACCTGGATCAGAGCATTCTTGTTGAGATTGGGAGGAGGCTGGTGGCACTGGCTCGTACATCCTCACTGCGTGCAGTGCAGACACAACGGCGAAAACGTGTGATGTATGAGTTAAGACTGCGGTACGGACGTGGCAACTGGCAAGAACGTGCGTGCGTACGAATGTAGAGGTTCTGAGTGCTGACCTGAGATGGGCACGGCCATGATCGGCTGCGGTGGCGGCGTAGGATGCTCGTCCGCGTCGTCACCGCCCTCGGCGAGGTCCATTTCCTCGACGGAGTCTGGCGACGACAGCAGCTTGGTGTTAGCGCCGCCGACGATGGCGTCGTAGACCTCCCGGTCGAACGAGGACGGCAGCTGCCTCCCGCGCCGCTCCTCCCCTCGCATGTCCCAGAACGACGGGCCGAGCGGCGCAGCCGTCGTCTCtgcggtggcgccggcggcgaggttcTTCTCCCATGCGACGATCTTCTTGAGGTCCCAGGAGAGGTTGCCCCAGCGCTTGCGGCACTGCATGGGCCCACGCTCCACGCCGTGCCGCCGGCAGTAGGCCGACACCACAGCCCACTTGAGGCGCACCGGCTGCGCCGCCCGCCGCTCCGTCGCGTGCTTCGCCTGGATCAGCACCATCGTCTCGTGCCGTGTCCACCGCGGCAGACGAGACCTCGGCGTGGTGGCAGCAGCCGCCGGGGAGTCGCCGTTGCCAGACATCGTTGCTTGCCGTGAGGGGTTGATGGACGCGCCCGGATGAGATTTATCCTCTGTTATCTTTGCAATTAAGATCGGCACATCAAAGATTGCTTATTTGGAACGAGCAGAAATTGGCAAGAACTTAACCACTGCACAGCTAATGTCATCCCATTGCACTTCATCCAAGAAGTTAATAAAACCAGTGTCATGGCTACAGCTGCTGGCACCAAGCCAGAATCAGCAAGAAGTAAACCTTGTAAAGCAACAAAACAGCAATCTCAAGCATGCAAATATATCCAAGAGACGGCACAAATTAATGCCTATATATAGCCGTGATCTATGAATTGATATGCCATACTACTAAATGGATGGCACGTGGCAGGATACAGTACAACGTAAATCTTGACATCCCAGGCATACTTTTCTGTCCTTGAATGCCTATCTAGGGACGACACATACAGCATACGAACTTAAGGTACATGTTTAAAATACAGATTTCAGAAGAAAAAATGCAGGTACATGAAAAGAGATATTTCAAAAGCAGGATCCAGAGCATGTATAGGCTAAACAATTCCCATGGTTAAATCTTCCATAACTTATATAGATCAATTGTTCACAAAATATCATGCCCAGCATGAAACCTATCTAAGTCTTGGTTATATCTTCCATCTTTTATATGGATGGATCATGTTCACAAAATATCATGCTATGATGTTCCAGCATGTCATCTGCACTACCCAAAATGAGAATGCTCTTCATTTGCCAATAATCATAGGATGTCTAGATTGTCTTATACACATCAAGCATTGCAGCATTCATACCCCTAATACTACTTATAATTATGTTTCCTCCAAACCCATAAAGGAGCTCCGCTAGTAGAGCCTCTTCCTGCAATCTGGGGCACCGCAGTAGCATGGCAGCTCAATGATATCTCCAGTTGCAGAAACAACGCTGTTCAGGACATAGCCATAGTCGTAGCAGAGCTCCTGCAAAGCATGTAACAGTTAGACCCCTGAAAAAACTAGAGTTGTGACTACAGAAATTTAGGAGATGCAATAGAAATAACTCACCTGAAGTGGAAGTATAGTGTCGGCAGCAAAAAGCATCACCTTTGCCAGCTTAACATCTTTGTGAGAGATTAAGACACACTGGACAAATAGGTTAGGGTTGCAGCTGTGATTTATGAACCTTGCAACATTTCCAATAGAGCCAGCATCAATGCAGTATTCTGGTGCAGGTGGTGCCTCGGTATCGTTCTCAGCATGGAGAGAGGGCAGTTGCATGTCAGACCCAGCCCTTTTCTGCAGAAGAGTGGAAACGAGACAGTTAGATCAGAAATAAATGGAAGTACTCATAAACAAGACACATGAAAAATTAAAGAGTGAAACAAGTTAGTACCTCTCGTCCATCTAAACCTTTCATAGTTTGAAGACAGTCGATGTCAAATATGTAGTTATTATGTAGCAAGCTTTCAACATCTTCGGTCTTCCTGAGCACGCCAACATATTCACAAATAGGGGCTCCAGGGAGGATCGTGTCCCATGTCCGAACTCCCCATCCTTTGGAAGCTGTCTTAAATACCTACACATATAAATTTAGTCTGTTAAGCAAATACTTGAACATAAAGGAAATGCAACACATAGTAAAGGCACCTTTACTAGTTACTTAAATGTCCTGTAGCCATTGTATTTTACTAGCACAAAATCAAAGTACAAGACCACAACTAAAGCCAACAATATCAGCTACACTTATATCTATGATAGTGCATCATTAGCAGCTTTGCGCACACAGTTGCACATACAAACATTCCTTATAAAGTAGAAGAAAAAAGGGAACATTAAAAGATATAAGAGAAAAATCCAACCTCTAGACGATGCTGCAGACCTTGTTGAGATGTTCTATTTACACAGTTACGGTTGCAGCTGCAGTTCGGACCACACTCAAATACAACTGCTTTTGGCTCCACCAACCTAAAGAAGGATCATTAGCTCACAGtgcaagaaatgttcaggctTAAAGAAGGAATTTGGACGTTACTCTTTACCTGCCAACATCCTTGAATGACACATAAGGTAGATCTGAACCGTTGAGTTTAGCACATGAGCAATTTTTGTTGCTGGCACAATCTCCTTCACAATCACAGCCAGTGCAATCTGATGGAATCTTGATGCCCTTCGAAATTTTTAGAGATTTGATGTACGCAAAACCTATAGCAACAGTTGTAAACAGAGAACAATTTAGCCACTATAAAGTAGACTACAAAGAAAATTGGAACATGGTACTGATAGAAGCAAACTAGGCAAACAGACCTGACATAACAAATCAattactccctccaattcatattcTTGACGCtaaaaatgtatctagatacattcattttaGTGGCAAAAGTAACATGGATCGGTGGGAGCATATAATAATAGAAACTGATGATGACTGTTTACAGCTGCTGGTAACAAATATGCTAGAAATACCAAGAGAAAAATATCTGGTCCTACCCACAGAGGAGTATAGGCAGTATACTGAAACTTAAAATAACCAAAGAACCAAAATAATGTATTAGTAACATACCAGGTGGAGGAACAGGTGGATCATCAACCAAATTAGTAGCAGGAATTGGAATGTTTTCCTGCCCTCCAGAGATGTCATCACAAACCAACCTATCAAATAACAGGCAGCTCGTGATTACTGTTATTTGGAAAATGCACACACTATTTCTATCAGGATATGTAGAACCAGCAGGATGGTGGAACAAACACTAATAGTTCAATAGTCATGAGGCTCCTCAATTTTGGAACACAAGAACTACATATTGAACATATTAAAATCATGAAAGGAGAAATAGGAAGGTCATGAACTTAGAACTTGGATCACATACCCAGGTAATTCAGAAATATTTCTGGGAGCTTCTGCTCGGGTGAATCGCACCTGtagaaaaaaaaaatgatataTGAGGAAGCAATAACCCAAAGGACAAAGTACAACCAAAAATATGTCAAATATCCAGCAGAACAGCAATCAGCTTTTAAGTAGGTTTATTCCATTACAAACATCTATACAGTAGCTGTGTGCTTGAGTATAGTATGCCCAACTTGTAGCCTCCTTATGGGTAGCATGGTTACCAGAGAGGGTTCAGAAGTTGGAAACATGTGCTGTTGATGCCATCAGTTCATAAAGAAATTTGTAAATCAGCAAGGATAGAGTTGCAAAATGGCTATGAATAATCTTCAGTTATGAAATTGAACTAACATGAAAAGTTCTACACAGACAACGGATTTGACAGCAACAAGAAAATATTCGTTGACAATATAGTGAACTGTGCACTAAAAAGGTTCGGGCAAATGCCTTGTACAGTAACTACATCTGTTACTTGAATAACTGGTCAGTTAAGCAAGTTTTCAACCTACAGCACGGTGTGGGCACAAGGTAGCAGGGGTCACCTACTTATACACTTAAAATAATTAGCCAATCTTTAGAGGAGAAGGCACTAATTGAACTAACAATTAAAACGTGTAAACACATAGCTAAAAGGTAGACTGTTTAAGCACATAGCAAAATTCCCcaggttttcaaattcaaacaattaacATGAAATACTGCAACAGTAGTGAAGGTAAATGGGATAAAAGAAACTCTGTAGCGCTAGTACCTCAGATGTAGTCAAAGATGGCTGGCCCTCAAGCCTCTTCAATTTATATTTGAATACAACGTGCCCCTGTACTCCATTCTGCACCCAGTCTTCTACAACCTAAAGATTGAAAACAGAGGGGTCAACTATATTCATCAATAACAAATGAAAAAATTAGCCAAAGAGAAGACAACAAAAGTACAGAACATAGCAGGAGACTGGCAAAACCATCATAAacaactactacctccatcctaaaatAAGTGTCTCAGTTTTATCTATAtaaggatgtatctagacatgtttttagtgtgtagaaaaagttgagacacttttaGACGGAGCGAGTATATTTCTGTATAAGGATTTGGCTCTTCTATGAATTTGTTATCCTGCTTGTGATACAGGGCCAAGTGGCAAATAGAATGAACCCAACATTCATCAACAATAACTAGTGCAGTAATGCAGATAATGAAACAACGCTAGTTCATTTAAATGATACCACCTTCATTCATAAATACATGATTTCTTAGAAATATTGCAGTTAATCTTTTATAACTTTGAGTCAATTACTAAAATATTATAACTATACATATTTTTTGTACCAACATGTAAATACAACTAGTTACAGCCAAAGATGCATACTGTAGGAATACCTATATCTATACTCAAATTGACGTAAACACAGGGGAAGGAGAGGGGGGTATAAAGTAAGCAGATTAAGTGAAGGACGAGACCTTGTATAGGCCATCGTAGGTGTAGACTTTTCCAGTGTAGCTATTCTTTGCCACATGACCTCGAATAACTCGTATTGGATTGCCATTATCCTTGCTATTCTGTAACATGACAGAAAATGATCAAATGAACAATGTACAATAGATCTTCATTATGCTGCTCAAATAAATTAGGCATGATTCAAGTGAAATAAACAGTTCTCAAAAATGTAAAGCAACCAAAACTCTGCATATTAGAAGATTTCAAGAATGTACAGCAACCAAAACTCTGCATATTAGAAGATTTCGGCTTAGAAGATGGACTAAATTATAACTGATAAACAAAATGAAGAACTAATCTGCAATGACTGACCATGACAAATATCAAAAATTATTCCAAGGACAAGTAATAAACAAGAACCAGTATAACTTGCCTTCAGTGCCAAATTCCCACGAGCCAATTTTTGAGAACCAATCTGGCGATGGTTGCCAAGTAAATCGTTTCCACCTTGTCCGGTATAGATGATCTCATCGGCCTTGTCCAAATCATCCTCGTATATCCCTGACATGACAATGCAAGTTGCCAGAGGGaaactgaagtttgcatacccctTCTGTGTAAATGTCACAAGTGTTAGTAATCAAGCTGtgccaaaagaaaaataaatgttCATCCTTTTAGAAGCAAGGGATGTACCAAGTTAGAGTCAGCTGCTGACTGTGGTGTACTTTATACATCAACTAGAGTCACACTTCAGATAGtttatatggcaaatggtctaaaCAATTAATCAAAACTGAATGATACATACGTCTAACTACATAAAATGTATGGTAATTGTGGTAATCAATTTAGAGTCAGCTTCTGACTGTGGTGTACTCTATACATCAACTAGAGTCATACTTAACATAGTTTATCTGGCAAATGGTCTAAACAATTAATCAAAACTTAAGGATACATACGTATAACTACATAATGTATGGTAATTGTGGTAATCAATTTCTTCGCAACTTAATAGGTAATCTCAGAAGGGTGCATAGCTGTTACCATTTGTATGGAAATGTATATAAGAGGAAAGGTATGTGACAATTGGCATTGAAATGTTTATATTGGTGTTACCATTTCTTTGTATTTCATCCCCATATAATCAATGCCATTCAGCCAGTGGCTGTGAACGCCCAAGACAACCATCTCCGCGCGAGAATAGAACTGATCCCCAACATCGATCCCTGTTAAAGGGAGAAAACATTGTATTTTACATCCAGAATATGGTGGATGTTGAAACTGAATCATGTTTCCCAAAACTCTAATTACAGAAAAACAAGACTGGGAGGAAAGGATGGTACTCGCCTGGAATCTGTCCAATCACCTTCTCCGTGTAAAGAACAGAGTTGTTTTCTTGCATCTAAGATATCGATAATtatgacaagttcagcaaaaatACAGAACTCAGGAGGGTTCAAACAACACTGATGAAAAATGAAAGCAGAGGAAAACTCAGTACCCTTGTAATTGCTTTCAGGTCAGGTCGCTTTGATGGGCGCTTCTCTTTGATTTCATCTTCACCACCTTTCTTGCCAGCCTTCTACGTTTACAAGGACAAGAAGTTACAAATCTGGTGTATGAACAGGAGTTACAGCACCAATAGAAGTGCAACATCAGACAAATCGAGATAGATTTAGAAGTGCACCAAAACAAACCTTATTTTTGCTAGCTTCAATCTCCTGTATCACAGCCTGAGCTCTCTTCTGCTCTTCCTGCACCCAGATAAGCACAGACACACTCTTAAGAGTCAGACAAAACAAGATACTACAGTAAACTGACAAGAAGAAAGAAGTTCAGGCACACGAGGCGAACCTGGACAAGATGCAGGTAGTGGCTGTTGAAGGCCCGCAGGGTCTCCTTGACCCGCAGCTTGGCACTCTTCCCCTTGCCCAACGCATCGTCCTCCGCGGCAGCCCCAGCGAAATCAGCCGCAGATATCGGTTCAACCACGGGCATCGGCTTCTTCTCCTTGGGCTCAGCCTTGGGGGCCTTCCTGGCCACCTTCGCTGGGACCTGCGCCTCCGCCGCGGGGTCGTGGTTCTCGGCGTCCCTCTTCTTCTTCGGGCGGCCCCGGCGGCCGGTGGGCTGCTTGGGCTCCTCCTTCTCCGCGTAGATGGGGGCGCGCTGCCTGTTGAGGCACCGCGCGCTGCGGCGCAGCACGGACGCCTCTGGCGGAGGGGTCAGGGGCGCGGCGCCGACGAAGACCGGGTCCGGCACCGCCGCGACCTCCATCACGGCTACCGAATCCATCGCCTCCATCAGCGGGAGGTCGACAAGCACTgcaggaaacaaaaaaaaaaagggcaGAGTATAATCAGCAACTCTGGTCTCGTCTACCAACAGGAATTTCAGATGAGGAAATAAATATACAGCGCAATCTGGTAGAAATGGAGCAGAAAATCGAGCACAAAAACCCTAACAAAACCCTCAACAGGTAGCACAAGGGGGGCGGAAACCCCACAATATCGAAGGAATCCTTCGAATTTCCACCCCATGGACGCAGCAACGACAGCCTGAACGGATAATCGGCAGAAAATCCACCCGAAAAATCACGCCCAAAAACCCCCCAAAAAGTACCGTCAGATGACCAAAACAGAACAAAACCACCAAACTCCGCACCCAAGCCACATCCACAGGCGACGCACGGCGAACACGAGGGGGCAGAGCGAGAAGAACTCACCGACGGCGGCTGCGGGAGAGCGAAGGCCAAGGCGGAGAGGAAGCGCCGgcagaagcagaggaggaaggggAAGGGCAAAAGGATTGGAGACGCGGAGCAGAGCAATATATCAGGCTAGCTGCCCCGCCCCTTCGCCTTTTGGCGGTGCGAATTTACCGCAGTGCCCCCGGTGAACACGCGCTATTTACACGACGTTGCCACCATTCAGAGCGGGCGTGCGCGTCGTCGCGTCCCCGGACGGCGCGGGTTTGAATTTTTGGGCAGGTGCGCGGC contains:
- the LOC124661676 gene encoding histone-lysine N-methyltransferase, H3 lysine-9 specific SUVH4-like isoform X2; its protein translation is MEAMDSVAVMEVAAVPDPVFVGAAPLTPPPEASVLRRSARCLNRQRAPIYAEKEEPKQPTGRRGRPKKKRDAENHDPAAEAQVPAKVARKAPKAEPKEKKPMPVVEPISAADFAGAAAEDDALGKGKSAKLRVKETLRAFNSHYLHLVQEEQKRAQAVIQEIEASKNKAGKKGGEDEIKEKRPSKRPDLKAITRMQENNSVLYTEKVIGQIPGIDVGDQFYSRAEMVVLGVHSHWLNGIDYMGMKYKEMKGYANFSFPLATCIVMSGIYEDDLDKADEIIYTGQGGNDLLGNHRQIGSQKLARGNLALKNSKDNGNPIRVIRGHVAKNSYTGKVYTYDGLYKVVEDWVQNGVQGHVVFKYKLKRLEGQPSLTTSEVRFTRAEAPRNISELPGLVCDDISGGQENIPIPATNLVDDPPVPPPGFAYIKSLKISKGIKIPSDCTGCDCEGDCASNKNCSCAKLNGSDLPYVSFKDVGRLVEPKAVVFECGPNCSCNRNCVNRTSQQGLQHRLEVFKTASKGWGVRTWDTILPGAPICEYVGVLRKTEDVESLLHNNYIFDIDCLQTMKGLDGREKRAGSDMQLPSLHAENDTEAPPAPEYCIDAGSIGNVARFINHSCNPNLFVQCVLISHKDVKLAKVMLFAADTILPLQELCYDYGYVLNSVVSATGDIIELPCYCGAPDCRKRLY
- the LOC124662505 gene encoding trihelix transcription factor ASR3-like, which translates into the protein MSGNGDSPAAAATTPRSRLPRWTRHETMVLIQAKHATERRAAQPVRLKWAVVSAYCRRHGVERGPMQCRKRWGNLSWDLKKIVAWEKNLAAGATAETTAAPLGPSFWDMRGEERRGRQLPSSFDREVYDAIVGGANTKLLSSPDSVEEMDLAEGGDDADEHPTPPPQPIMAVPISVRMYEPVPPASSQSQQECSDPVTESAKKPASEKNSTSQQDSEATFGAGVGAADGTATATGATTSLGRLVAEALERGNRVLAEQLEAQRASWDADREHRRALLGAVNKLADAVARIADKL
- the LOC124661676 gene encoding histone-lysine N-methyltransferase, H3 lysine-9 specific SUVH4-like isoform X1, translated to MEAMDSVAVMEVAAVPDPVFVGAAPLTPPPEASVLRRSARCLNRQRAPIYAEKEEPKQPTGRRGRPKKKRDAENHDPAAEAQVPAKVARKAPKAEPKEKKPMPVVEPISAADFAGAAAEDDALGKGKSAKLRVKETLRAFNSHYLHLVQEEQKRAQAVIQEIEASKNKKAGKKGGEDEIKEKRPSKRPDLKAITRMQENNSVLYTEKVIGQIPGIDVGDQFYSRAEMVVLGVHSHWLNGIDYMGMKYKEMKGYANFSFPLATCIVMSGIYEDDLDKADEIIYTGQGGNDLLGNHRQIGSQKLARGNLALKNSKDNGNPIRVIRGHVAKNSYTGKVYTYDGLYKVVEDWVQNGVQGHVVFKYKLKRLEGQPSLTTSEVRFTRAEAPRNISELPGLVCDDISGGQENIPIPATNLVDDPPVPPPGFAYIKSLKISKGIKIPSDCTGCDCEGDCASNKNCSCAKLNGSDLPYVSFKDVGRLVEPKAVVFECGPNCSCNRNCVNRTSQQGLQHRLEVFKTASKGWGVRTWDTILPGAPICEYVGVLRKTEDVESLLHNNYIFDIDCLQTMKGLDGREKRAGSDMQLPSLHAENDTEAPPAPEYCIDAGSIGNVARFINHSCNPNLFVQCVLISHKDVKLAKVMLFAADTILPLQELCYDYGYVLNSVVSATGDIIELPCYCGAPDCRKRLY